A window from Triticum aestivum cultivar Chinese Spring chromosome 6D, IWGSC CS RefSeq v2.1, whole genome shotgun sequence encodes these proteins:
- the LOC123144024 gene encoding protein S-acyltransferase 24 isoform X1: protein MASEIEVLEDTTAAAAGGAAAAGEAEAAEEESLKDDVCTGAAYGDLEKLHRLVELEGRSVTEPDGLGYHALQWAALNNRVAAAQYILEHGADVNAIDHTGQTALHWSAVRGHIQVAELLLKEGAKVDAADLYGYQTTHVAAQYGQTAFLYHIISKWNADPDVPDNDGRSPLHWAAYKGFADSIRLLLFLGAYRGRQDKEGCTPLHWAAIRGNMESCTVLVQVGKKEDLMVQDNTGLTPAQLAADKSHRQVAFYLGNARKVHERGCGGNNYFGKLSKLGLAPVLWCIIIGLIVAYIHSVIAGQYNSNMTLLFGFFSWLGVFLAIAGLVMFYRCSRKDPGYINKNIRDSQTQRDDEPLLKRGLDNPELLAGNWSQLCITCKIVRPIRSKHCSTCDRCVEQFDHHCPWVSNCIGKKNKWEFFMFLILEVSAMIITAATAVIRVAGDPGSPASFGGWLNYSATNHPWVVSFVIMDLFLFFGVITLTVVQASQISGNITTNEMANAMRYSYLRGPGGRFRNPFDHGVRKNCSDFFLKGYNEDIEKVEQTSHPDEEMAIMHMTRSAVSQNGESVPLHANGADHVCADSQTNSKSHRQVSSSKCCDHSKKTDKTPLGLGLGLGRNNPSSRYARNLLPL from the exons ATGGCGTCGGAGATCGAGGTCCTCGAGGACACGACCGCCGCCGCGGCCGGCGGGGCGGCCGCCgcgggggaggcggaggcggcggaggaggagtcgCTCAAGGACGACGTCTGCACGGGCGCCGCGTACGGGGACCTCGAGAAGCTGCACCGCCTCGTCGAGCTGGAGGGCCGGTCGGTGACGGAGCCCGACGGCCTCGGCTACCACGCGCTCCAGTGGGCCGCCCTCAACAaccgcgtcgccgccgcccagTACATCCTCGAG CATGGAGCAGATGTAAATGCTATAGACCATACAGGGCAAACAGCGCTTCACTGGAGTGCAGTGCGTGGTCATATTCAAGTTGCAGAACTACTTCTGAAAGAAGGAGCTAAGGTTGATGCTGCTGATTTATATGGATATCAG ACCACACATGTTGCAGCACAGTATGGTCAGACAGCATTTCTTTATCACATTATTTCAAAATGGAATGCTGATCCTGATGTCCCTGACAATGATGGCAGAAGTCCTCTTCACTG GGCTGCTTATAAGGGATTTGCAGACTCCATACGCCTCCTTTTGTTTTTGGGTGCTTATAGGGGGCGGCAAGATAAAGAAG GTTGTACTCCTTTACATTGGGCTGCTATTCGGGGGAATATGGAGTCATGCACTGTGTTAGTTCAGGTTGGTAAGAAGGAGGACCTTATGGTGCAAGACAATACTGGGTTAACTCCGGCCCAACTTGCTGCTGATAAGAGTCACCGGCAAGTTGCATTTTACCTT GGGAATGCTAGAAAAGTGCATGAAAGAGGATGTGGTGGGAACAATTATTTTGGGAAACTATCAAAATTAGGACTCGCCCCTGTGCTTTGGTGTATTATCATTGGCTTAATTGTTGCATATATACATTCAGTTATCGCAG GACAATACAACTCGAATATGACATTACTATTTGGTTTCTTTTCATGGTTGGGAGTTTTCCTTGCAATTGCTGGACTAGTTATGTTTTATAGATGTAGCAG GAAAGATCCTGGTTACATCAACAAGAATATAAGAGACTCGCAAACTCAAAGAGATGAT GAACCTTTGTTGAAGAGGGGTCTAGATAACCCAGAACTTCTGGCTGGCAATTGGTCTCAACTATGTATTACTTGCAAA ATTGTGAGGCCCATACGCTCAAAACACTGCTCTACATGTGATCGCTGTGTTGAGCAATTTGATCATCACTGCCCTTGGGTTTCAAATTGCATCGGAAAG AAGAACAAATGGGAGTTCTTTATGTTTCTTATCCTAGAAGTTTCTGCGATGATCATTACTGCTGCAACGGCTGTCATAA GAGTCGCAGGTGATCCAGGCTCTCCAGCATCGTTTGGTGGATGGCTTAACTATTCAGCTACGAACCATCCTTGGGTGGTGTCTTTTGTTATAATGGATCTCTTCCTTTTCTTCGGCGTTATAACTCTAACAGTAGTTCAAGCATCACAG ATATCCGGGAATATAACAACAAATGAGATGGCAAATGCCATGAGGTACAGTTATCTCAGAGGCCCGGGTGGTCGGTTCAGAAATCCATTTGATCACGGGGTGAGGAAGAATTGTTCTGACTTCTTCCTGAAGGGGTACAATGAGGATATTGAGAAGGTAGAACAGACGTCACATCCTGACGAGGAAATGGCAATTATGCACATGACAAGAAGTGCAGTCTCGCAGAACGGTGAGAGTGTGCCACTTCATGCTAATGGTGCTGACCATGTTTGTGCTGACTCACAAACCAACTCAAAATCGCATCGCCAAGTTAGTTCGTCTAAATGTTGTGATCACAGTAAGAAGACTGACAAAACCCCTTTGGGCCTAGGGTTGGGCCTTGGACGAAACAATCCCTCTAGCCGTTATGCACGGAATCTTCTCCCCTTGTGA
- the LOC123144024 gene encoding protein S-acyltransferase 24 isoform X2 — protein sequence MASEIEVLEDTTAAAAGGAAAAGEAEAAEEESLKDDVCTGAAYGDLEKLHRLVELEGRSVTEPDGLGYHALQWAALNNRVAAAQYILEHGADVNAIDHTGQTALHWSAVRGHIQVAELLLKEGAKVDAADLYGYQTTHVAAQYGQTAFLYHIISKWNADPDVPDNDGRSPLHWAAYKGFADSIRLLLFLGAYRGRQDKEGCTPLHWAAIRGNMESCTVLVQVGKKEDLMVQDNTGLTPAQLAADKSHRQVAFYLGNARKVHERGCGGNNYFGKLSKLGLAPVLWCIIIGLIVAYIHSVIAGQYNSNMTLLFGFFSWLGVFLAIAGLVMFYRCSRKDPGYINKNIRDSQTQRDDEPLLKRGLDNPELLAGNWSQLCITCKIVRPIRSKHCSTCDRCVEQFDHHCPWVSNCIGKKNKWEFFMFLILEVSAMIITAATAVIRVAGDPGSPASFGGWLNYSATNHPWVVSFVIMDLFLFFGVITLTVVQASQISGNITTNEMANAMRYSYLRGPGGRFRNPFDHGVRKNCSDFFLKGYNEDIEKVEQTSHPDEEMAIMHMTRSAVSQNGLGLGRNNPSSRYARNLLPL from the exons ATGGCGTCGGAGATCGAGGTCCTCGAGGACACGACCGCCGCCGCGGCCGGCGGGGCGGCCGCCgcgggggaggcggaggcggcggaggaggagtcgCTCAAGGACGACGTCTGCACGGGCGCCGCGTACGGGGACCTCGAGAAGCTGCACCGCCTCGTCGAGCTGGAGGGCCGGTCGGTGACGGAGCCCGACGGCCTCGGCTACCACGCGCTCCAGTGGGCCGCCCTCAACAaccgcgtcgccgccgcccagTACATCCTCGAG CATGGAGCAGATGTAAATGCTATAGACCATACAGGGCAAACAGCGCTTCACTGGAGTGCAGTGCGTGGTCATATTCAAGTTGCAGAACTACTTCTGAAAGAAGGAGCTAAGGTTGATGCTGCTGATTTATATGGATATCAG ACCACACATGTTGCAGCACAGTATGGTCAGACAGCATTTCTTTATCACATTATTTCAAAATGGAATGCTGATCCTGATGTCCCTGACAATGATGGCAGAAGTCCTCTTCACTG GGCTGCTTATAAGGGATTTGCAGACTCCATACGCCTCCTTTTGTTTTTGGGTGCTTATAGGGGGCGGCAAGATAAAGAAG GTTGTACTCCTTTACATTGGGCTGCTATTCGGGGGAATATGGAGTCATGCACTGTGTTAGTTCAGGTTGGTAAGAAGGAGGACCTTATGGTGCAAGACAATACTGGGTTAACTCCGGCCCAACTTGCTGCTGATAAGAGTCACCGGCAAGTTGCATTTTACCTT GGGAATGCTAGAAAAGTGCATGAAAGAGGATGTGGTGGGAACAATTATTTTGGGAAACTATCAAAATTAGGACTCGCCCCTGTGCTTTGGTGTATTATCATTGGCTTAATTGTTGCATATATACATTCAGTTATCGCAG GACAATACAACTCGAATATGACATTACTATTTGGTTTCTTTTCATGGTTGGGAGTTTTCCTTGCAATTGCTGGACTAGTTATGTTTTATAGATGTAGCAG GAAAGATCCTGGTTACATCAACAAGAATATAAGAGACTCGCAAACTCAAAGAGATGAT GAACCTTTGTTGAAGAGGGGTCTAGATAACCCAGAACTTCTGGCTGGCAATTGGTCTCAACTATGTATTACTTGCAAA ATTGTGAGGCCCATACGCTCAAAACACTGCTCTACATGTGATCGCTGTGTTGAGCAATTTGATCATCACTGCCCTTGGGTTTCAAATTGCATCGGAAAG AAGAACAAATGGGAGTTCTTTATGTTTCTTATCCTAGAAGTTTCTGCGATGATCATTACTGCTGCAACGGCTGTCATAA GAGTCGCAGGTGATCCAGGCTCTCCAGCATCGTTTGGTGGATGGCTTAACTATTCAGCTACGAACCATCCTTGGGTGGTGTCTTTTGTTATAATGGATCTCTTCCTTTTCTTCGGCGTTATAACTCTAACAGTAGTTCAAGCATCACAG ATATCCGGGAATATAACAACAAATGAGATGGCAAATGCCATGAGGTACAGTTATCTCAGAGGCCCGGGTGGTCGGTTCAGAAATCCATTTGATCACGGGGTGAGGAAGAATTGTTCTGACTTCTTCCTGAAGGGGTACAATGAGGATATTGAGAAGGTAGAACAGACGTCACATCCTGACGAGGAAATGGCAATTATGCACATGACAAGAAGTGCAGTCTCGCAGAACG GGTTGGGCCTTGGACGAAACAATCCCTCTAGCCGTTATGCACGGAATCTTCTCCCCTTGTGA